A DNA window from Carassius gibelio isolate Cgi1373 ecotype wild population from Czech Republic chromosome A8, carGib1.2-hapl.c, whole genome shotgun sequence contains the following coding sequences:
- the LOC128018438 gene encoding globoside alpha-1,3-N-acetylgalactosaminyltransferase 1-like isoform X2, with translation MSISGIMQLRQNFFIILLFFGMVLSGVIFLNNIQNSCKQQKIEQVVIKPKWKQKTFGLRSLPGLLYNQPSVLVGSRTDVASVTPWSAPIIWEGTFDPILIDSIYKQHNLTIATTVFALGKYTRFVKDFLESAEQHYFVGFRVHYYLFTDQPESIPEVKMGEKRNLTVLKVQSLKRWQDISMSRMEKLEKLIENELANKADYIFCLDIDTKFYGRWGVESLGRLVGVIHPWFFDAPRDRFTYERRPESQAYIPAGEGDFYYAGAAFGGLLEDVHQLTKTCREKLLIDAANSIEAVWQEESHLNKYFLLNKPSKLLSPEYMWRDINEKADQIKVIRFSNVAKNYAEVRPNP, from the exons GGTCATTTTTCTGAATAATATCCAGAACAG CTGCAAACAGCAGAAAATAGAACAAGTCGTCATCAA GCCAAAATGGAAGCAAAAGACCTTTGGATTGCGCTCATTGCCAGG cTTGTTGTACAACCAGCCGAGTGTGTTGGTAGG aagtcgGACGGATGTTGCTTCTGTGACACCATGGTCAGCTCCAATCATTTGGGAGGGAACCTTTGACCCCATACTGATCGACTCTATCTACAAACAACACAATCTCACCATAGCAACCACAGTCTTCGCTTTGGGAAA ATACACGCGTTTTGTTAAAGATTTTCTGGAGTCAGCAGAACAGCATTACTTTGTTGGATTTCGAGTGCATTACTACTTGTTTACAGATCAACCAGAATCGATTCCTGAGGTGAAGATGGGTGAAAAACGTAATTTGACAGTTCTAAAGGTTCAGAGTTTGAAAAGATGGCAGGACATCAGTATGAGCAGGATGGAAAAACTGGAAAAACTAATAGAGAATGAACTGGCCAACAAAGCTGACTATATTTTCTGCCTTGACATAGATACAAAGTTCTATGGCCGTTGGGGTGTGGAGTCTTTGGGTCGTCTGGTAGGTGTGATTCATCCTTGGTTCTTTGATGCTCCAAGGGATCGATTCACATATGAGCGTAGACCAGAGTCTCAAGCATACATTCCAGCTGGGGAAGGTGATTTTTATTATGCTGGTGCTGCATTTGGTGGCTTATTAGAAGATGTACATCAACTCACCAAAACCTGCAGGGAGAAGCTGCTCATTGATGCTGCAAACTCCATTGAGGCAGTATGGCAAGAGGAGTCTCACTTGAACAAGTATTTCCTTTTGAACAAACCTAGTAAACTGCTCTCTCCTGAATATATGTGGAGGGACATCAATGAAAAAGCAGACCAAATAAAAGTAATTCGCTTCTCTAATGTAGCTAAAAACTATGCTGAAGTTCGTCCAAATCCATAG
- the LOC128018438 gene encoding globoside alpha-1,3-N-acetylgalactosaminyltransferase 1-like isoform X3 translates to MSISGIMQLRQNFFIILLFFGMVLSGVIFLNNIQNSCKQQKIEQVVIKPKWKQKTFGLRSLPGLLYNQPSVLVGRTDVASVTPWSAPIIWEGTFDPILIDSIYKQHNLTIATTVFALGKYTRFVKDFLESAEQHYFVGFRVHYYLFTDQPESIPEVKMGEKRNLTVLKVQSLKRWQDISMSRMEKLEKLIENELANKADYIFCLDIDTKFYGRWGVESLGRLVGVIHPWFFDAPRDRFTYERRPESQAYIPAGEGDFYYAGAAFGGLLEDVHQLTKTCREKLLIDAANSIEAVWQEESHLNKYFLLNKPSKLLSPEYMWRDINEKADQIKVIRFSNVAKNYAEVRPNP, encoded by the exons ATGAGTATTTCAGGAATAATGCAGCTCCGGCAGAATTTTTTCATCATTCTTTTGTTCTTTGGGATGGTATTGAGTGG GGTCATTTTTCTGAATAATATCCAGAACAG CTGCAAACAGCAGAAAATAGAACAAGTCGTCATCAA GCCAAAATGGAAGCAAAAGACCTTTGGATTGCGCTCATTGCCAGG cTTGTTGTACAACCAGCCGAGTGTGTTGGTAGG tcgGACGGATGTTGCTTCTGTGACACCATGGTCAGCTCCAATCATTTGGGAGGGAACCTTTGACCCCATACTGATCGACTCTATCTACAAACAACACAATCTCACCATAGCAACCACAGTCTTCGCTTTGGGAAA ATACACGCGTTTTGTTAAAGATTTTCTGGAGTCAGCAGAACAGCATTACTTTGTTGGATTTCGAGTGCATTACTACTTGTTTACAGATCAACCAGAATCGATTCCTGAGGTGAAGATGGGTGAAAAACGTAATTTGACAGTTCTAAAGGTTCAGAGTTTGAAAAGATGGCAGGACATCAGTATGAGCAGGATGGAAAAACTGGAAAAACTAATAGAGAATGAACTGGCCAACAAAGCTGACTATATTTTCTGCCTTGACATAGATACAAAGTTCTATGGCCGTTGGGGTGTGGAGTCTTTGGGTCGTCTGGTAGGTGTGATTCATCCTTGGTTCTTTGATGCTCCAAGGGATCGATTCACATATGAGCGTAGACCAGAGTCTCAAGCATACATTCCAGCTGGGGAAGGTGATTTTTATTATGCTGGTGCTGCATTTGGTGGCTTATTAGAAGATGTACATCAACTCACCAAAACCTGCAGGGAGAAGCTGCTCATTGATGCTGCAAACTCCATTGAGGCAGTATGGCAAGAGGAGTCTCACTTGAACAAGTATTTCCTTTTGAACAAACCTAGTAAACTGCTCTCTCCTGAATATATGTGGAGGGACATCAATGAAAAAGCAGACCAAATAAAAGTAATTCGCTTCTCTAATGTAGCTAAAAACTATGCTGAAGTTCGTCCAAATCCATAG
- the LOC128018438 gene encoding globoside alpha-1,3-N-acetylgalactosaminyltransferase 1-like isoform X1, with translation MSISGIMQLRQNFFIILLFFGMVLSGVIFLNNIQNSCKQQKIEQVVIKPKWKQKTFGLRSLPGLLYNQPSVLVGSRTDVASVTPWSAPIIWEGTFDPILIDSIYKQHNLTIATTVFALGKYTRFVKDFLESAEQHYFVGFRVHYYLFTDQPESIPEVKMGEKRNLTVLKVQSLKRWQDISMSRMEKLEKLIENELANKADYIFCLDIDTKFYGRWGVESLGRLVGVIHPWFFDAPRDRFTYERRPESQAYIPAGEGDFYYAGAAFGGLLEDVHQLTKTCREKLLIDAANSIEAVWQEESHLNKYFLLNKPSKLLSPEYMWRDINEKADQIKVIRFSNVAKNYAEVRPNP, from the exons ATGAGTATTTCAGGAATAATGCAGCTCCGGCAGAATTTTTTCATCATTCTTTTGTTCTTTGGGATGGTATTGAGTGG GGTCATTTTTCTGAATAATATCCAGAACAG CTGCAAACAGCAGAAAATAGAACAAGTCGTCATCAA GCCAAAATGGAAGCAAAAGACCTTTGGATTGCGCTCATTGCCAGG cTTGTTGTACAACCAGCCGAGTGTGTTGGTAGG aagtcgGACGGATGTTGCTTCTGTGACACCATGGTCAGCTCCAATCATTTGGGAGGGAACCTTTGACCCCATACTGATCGACTCTATCTACAAACAACACAATCTCACCATAGCAACCACAGTCTTCGCTTTGGGAAA ATACACGCGTTTTGTTAAAGATTTTCTGGAGTCAGCAGAACAGCATTACTTTGTTGGATTTCGAGTGCATTACTACTTGTTTACAGATCAACCAGAATCGATTCCTGAGGTGAAGATGGGTGAAAAACGTAATTTGACAGTTCTAAAGGTTCAGAGTTTGAAAAGATGGCAGGACATCAGTATGAGCAGGATGGAAAAACTGGAAAAACTAATAGAGAATGAACTGGCCAACAAAGCTGACTATATTTTCTGCCTTGACATAGATACAAAGTTCTATGGCCGTTGGGGTGTGGAGTCTTTGGGTCGTCTGGTAGGTGTGATTCATCCTTGGTTCTTTGATGCTCCAAGGGATCGATTCACATATGAGCGTAGACCAGAGTCTCAAGCATACATTCCAGCTGGGGAAGGTGATTTTTATTATGCTGGTGCTGCATTTGGTGGCTTATTAGAAGATGTACATCAACTCACCAAAACCTGCAGGGAGAAGCTGCTCATTGATGCTGCAAACTCCATTGAGGCAGTATGGCAAGAGGAGTCTCACTTGAACAAGTATTTCCTTTTGAACAAACCTAGTAAACTGCTCTCTCCTGAATATATGTGGAGGGACATCAATGAAAAAGCAGACCAAATAAAAGTAATTCGCTTCTCTAATGTAGCTAAAAACTATGCTGAAGTTCGTCCAAATCCATAG